In Juglans regia cultivar Chandler chromosome 13, Walnut 2.0, whole genome shotgun sequence, the DNA window ccttctttcctttttccttctttccttggcacttatatatatatatatctcatcagTCTCACCCATCTCCAATCAtctaagaaaattaaaacagcAAAAAATGGCACTAATTTCCCTTCATTCAAAGCCCCTTCTTCTGCAATTCATGCTTCTGATTTTCTTCGTTCTTGGAAACAGACTGCATGCAAGTGATCCTCCTCTAACTCTGGATTATTATGCATCCACTTGTCCAACTGTGCTTGAAAATGTCAAGAAAGAGATGGAATGTGCAGTGCTAGCCGACCCACGTAACGCAGCCTTGATAGTCCGATTACATTTCCATGACTGTTTCGTTCAGGTCAACATCTTTATCCCATTATATTCATTGGCATTGTTTTACACCATGTGacatatttcaatattctattatctTAAATTGTTCATGCTTCTTTTCCCCTGAAAACTGCTCAAATTTGCCaaacttgcatgcatgcatggctaacATTTGAGTGCAATTGCCACAGGGATGCGATGGATCGATTTTGCTCGATGACACAATTACATTACAAGGGGAGAAGAAAGCTTCCCCCAACAGAAACTCTTTAAAAGGTTTCGGAATCATTGATAGGATCAAGAACAAGCTTGAGTCAGAGTGCCCTGGGATTGTTTCTTGTGCAGATATTCTCACCATTGCTGCAAGAGATGCTGTGATCCTGGTACGAAGAATACTATAGATTGCTTCTAGCATGCATGTCAAAACGTTAAAACATTGAcacctctgtttttttttttccccatttttgTAATCCTTTGATTGTTTGCAGGTTGGTGGACCTTACTGGGATGTTCCTCTAGGAAGAAAGGATTCTGTAACCGCAGGTTATGCTTTGTCAAACACGAATATTCCTACAGCAGATGAGGGGCTTCTCTCTATAATTTCCAAGTTTCTTTATCAAGGCCTCTCGGTCACAGACATGGTAGCTCTTGCAGGTTCGTCCCCTCTGAATGGGAAAGAGCTCTTTAATATAGAAATCTCGAGAACTGGTTTCTAAATCCTGAGACCAGTCATGTTTGCtaactaatatattttgagTGGCTGACacagatgataaaattttaaagatcaGCGCATTGCTCATGGCATCATACTGATCTCTTATGGACTAAGGTTGTTTCTGGTGCTTGTAATCTACAGGAGCACACACTATAGGCGTGGCACGATGTGCCAGTTTCAGAGCAAGGATTTATGGAGACTTGAAAGCAACTTCAGGGCATGATCCAATCTCTGATTCAACCCTCAGCAAATTGAAATCCATCTGCCCACCCATTGGAGGATCCGACAATAACATATCAGCCATGGACTATGTTACTCCTAACCTTTTCGACAATTCGTTCTACCATATTCTGTTGAAAGGGGAGGGGCTTCTAAACTCAGACCAAGATATGTACTCAAGTGTGTTTGCAATGGGAACAAAGGAGCTCGTGAAAAAGTATGCAGAAGATGCAATTGCTTTCTTCCAGCAGTTCTCGGATTCAATGACAAAAATGGGAAATATTACAAATTCTGATAGCTTTATCACTGGAGAAGTTAGGAGAAATTGCAGATTTGTGAACACATGAACAAGATAACTCCAGACTAGtaatataaacttatatatataatatatgtttgttACAACCAAAAAGCAAACACAGAATATATGTATTACAATTCTGAAAAGGAAACATTGATGAAAAAGTGTCGGAGATATATAGTTGGAAAGTGATGTCTTTGTTTATTCAGTTCGTTAAAATGTTACTGTCATGGAGTGGAGTGGAGTGCCCTTCCTATATCGGGCGTGCTATCTGCTGCTACTCCcgttttcatattatttttgtgtttttgtagACTCAACTGGCAATCTTCTTCTCTAACCTTCAAGATCTTGGCATCAAGTTAATAACTTAAGCTTTACCAATTAAGAACAGTTTAAGCAAGCATTACCAAGTCAAACCTATGAGCTAGCTGTGAAGTTTAAGCTACGATAAGGTACCATGCATACGTCTCTTTCATACCCTTGATATTAATACAATTGATTTAGCATCTTGAAGTTCATGTTTCACATTcaattgcttttctttttctattcgCAACTTAACAAGCTCATagtttaaatatttctttttcttaaaaaataatactacttttaTCTTAAATCTTCTCATCCTCAATCACACTTATTAATGCAACAACAGCTATAGAAAGAtcacacaaaagtaaactcataaactgacatgtttacagtaaaaataactttacaatctaacatacaaCATCTAATCACGtcattttgtgaatttatttttataaaacttttttttgtggttaaaatatttctctattttaagtACTTTTATAGATCAGTTCTTAAACTACAACATCTTAAAATGTCACAAACctaagtttttgttttcaaacaacTTTGTAAGTACAGAtagtgtttgataaaatataaagtctCCAAAGTGCATCCTTTTAATTGATGCGAG includes these proteins:
- the LOC108989409 gene encoding peroxidase 11, whose protein sequence is MALISLHSKPLLLQFMLLIFFVLGNRLHASDPPLTLDYYASTCPTVLENVKKEMECAVLADPRNAALIVRLHFHDCFVQGCDGSILLDDTITLQGEKKASPNRNSLKGFGIIDRIKNKLESECPGIVSCADILTIAARDAVILVGGPYWDVPLGRKDSVTAGYALSNTNIPTADEGLLSIISKFLYQGLSVTDMVALAGAHTIGVARCASFRARIYGDLKATSGHDPISDSTLSKLKSICPPIGGSDNNISAMDYVTPNLFDNSFYHILLKGEGLLNSDQDMYSSVFAMGTKELVKKYAEDAIAFFQQFSDSMTKMGNITNSDSFITGEVRRNCRFVNT